In the genome of Bradyrhizobium sp. CB3481, the window GCGGAGCACGCGGCGGCGGCTTTTGCCAGCGCCGCATCGTCGAGCTTGGAGCCGATCAGCGCTTTCGCAGCGTCTTCAACCAAGAGCACGGTGGGGGCCACCGCGCCGAGACCGACGCGGGCCGCGGTCACCGTGCCGTCCTTCATGGTGAGGCTGACGCCGCAGCCGACCACCGCGATGTCCATTTCGGTGCGCGGGATCATGCGCAAGTAAGCGTCGCTGGAGCCGGCCGGACGTGGCGGTAGTTTAAAACTGACCAGGATCTCGCCGGGCTTGAGATGGGTGCGGCCGGGCCCGGCGGGCACGTCCTCCACCTTCATCTCGCGGCGGCCCTCCGGGCCCTGGATGGTGACGGCGGCGCCGGCCGCGACCATCGCGGGCACGCTGTCGCCGGCGGGCGAGCCGTTGCAGAGATTGCCGCCGGCAGACGCCCGGCCCTGCACCTGCTTGGAGCCGATCAGGTTGACCGCCTCCAGCACGCCGGGCCAGACCTTGCCGAAGGTTTTGTGTTCGGCGAGCGCCATGCCGGAGACGGCGGCGCCAATCCGAAAGCCGCCATCCGGCGTCTGTTCGATCGCGGTCATCTCGGGGATCTTCTTGATGTCGACGATGACGCCGGGCTTCAAAACGCCGGATCGCATCTGCACCAGAAGGTCGGTGCCGCCGGCCAGGATGCGCGCGGCGCTGCCGGCTTTGGCAAAAGCGCCGACCGCTTCATCAAGCGTTTCGGGCGCGAGGTATCGGAGTTCCGTCATGGTCTTTCCGCCATCTCCCTTTTTCCTGCCCGCCCCATATCGGCGATGGCCTTATAATGGCCCGGCAGTGTGCACTAAGCCTACACGGCGGGAGGCGGTTGGAACAGCCTGCGAGATCAGGTTGTTACGGCTCCCTCCTATGCGCGCAGCGGGGCTTGCGCGGCGGATTGTACCGAGATGCCGTAGGGTGGGCTGAGCGAAGCGAGCCCACCATCTTGATTGAACTGGCCGAGTTGCCTCAAATGGTGGGCACGCTTCGCTCTGCCCACCCTACGATACCTGACCTTGGGGACATGGATGCCGCTTCTCAGACTCCTCGTTGCTGCCACGGCGTCCCTGACACTTTCATCCCTCGCCATCGCCCAACCGGCCCCCGGCCCGCGTCCCGCACCGAGGCCTGCGGTCGCGCCAGTGCCCGGTCAGCCGGCCGCAGCTTCTCGCACGCCGCGGGCTGCGGCCTGCCACAACGGCCTGTCGTTCGACCGCTTCCTTGCCGATCTGAAGCAGCAGGCGGTCGCCGACGGCGTGTCGCAGCGCACGCTCAGCGAGGCCGCGCCCTACCTCGTCTACGACCAGAGCATCGTGAACCGCGACCGCGGCCAGCGCGTGTTCGGCCAGGTGTTCACCGAGTTTGCGCGCAACCGCGCCTCCGACGGCGCGGCGAAGAACGCGCAGGCGCGCATCAGGATGCATGCGGCGGCGTTCGCCCGCGCCGAGAAGGAGTATGGCGTGCCGCCGGCGGTGATCGCCGCGTTCTGGGGCCTAGAAAGCAGTTTTGGCGCCGAGCTCGGCAATCTGTCCACGCTACGCTCGCTGGTGTCGCTGGCCTATGATTGCCGCCGCTCCGAGATGTTTCAGAAGGAGACCATCGCGGCCCTCAAGATCATCGACCGCGGCGACCTCCCGGCTAGCGAAATGATCGGCGCATGGGCCGGCGAGCTCGGGCAAACGCAATTCCTGCCGACGCATTATTTCACCTATGCGGTCGACTATGACGGCGACGGCCATCGCAACCTCTTGCGCAGCGCACCCGACGTGATCGGCTCGACCGCGAATTACATCGCCACCGGATTGAAATGGCGGCGCGGCGAGCCGTGGCTGCAGGAAGTGCGCGCGCCGCAAAATTTCCCCTGGGAGCAGGCCGATCTCACGATAAAACTGCCGCGCGCAAAATTCGCGCAGCTCGGCGTCACCTATCCGGACGGCCGGCCGCTGCCGAACGACGACCTGCCGGCCTCGCTGCTGCTGCCGATGGGCCGCACTGGACCCGCGTTTCTGGCCTATGCGAATTTCGCTGTTTACACCGAGTGGAACAACTCGCTGATCTATTCGACCACCGCGGCCTATCTCGCCAGCCGCATCGCCGGCGCGCCGCCGATGCGGCAGCCGTCAGTGCCGGTAGCGCAACTGCCGCTCAACGAGCTGAAGGAGCTGCAGCAGCTTTTGGTGCGCGCCGGCTACAATGTCGGCAAGGTCGACGGCGTGATGGGACAGCTCAGCCGCACCGCGGTGAAGGCGATGCAGGTCAAATACGGCCTGCCGGCGGATTCCTGGCCGACGGCGGAATTGCTGGCACGGATGCGTGGGCCGAGTGCCCAGGCGCAGCCGGCAGGCCTGGTGATGCCCGCGGCGCGGTAGGCATGGCTGCCTCCGCGAGTACCTCTGTCATTCCCCGCGAAGGCGGGGAATCCAGTACGCCGCGGCCGATCGGCTCAATAGCAACTTCTGTGGATACTGGGTCGCCCGGTCAAGCCGGGCGATGACAGCGAGAGAACAATCAGACGCCGTTACGGCGTCGCGAGCGTTGAATCTCGCCGCTAGCCCTCCCATCTCGAAGACGCCTCGCCATCCGAGGCGCTATTCCACATCACGAAAAGAGCATCCCATGTCCTTTTACGACGCCTCCGTGCCCGCCTTCCTGCAGATTCTCGGCAGCCTTTCCGGCCTGCTCACGAAAGCGGACGCGCATTGCAAGGCAAAGAACATCCAGCCCGAGGCGTTGCTGAATGCGCGGCTTTACCCCGACATGTATCCGCTGACACGGCAGGTGCAGACGGCCTGCGACTTCGCCATGAAGACTTGCGCGCGGCTCACCGGCAGCGAGGTGCCACAGACGCCGGACACCGAAAAGAGTTTTGAAGAATTGCAGCAGCGGATCGCGAAGACAATCGACTATGTGAAGGCGTTCAAGCCGGCGCAGTTCGACGGCGGCGATACGCGGGATGTCACCTTCCCGATCGGCCCGAGCAACACCATGACGCTGAAGGGCCAGCAATATCTCACCGGGTTCGCGTTTCCGAATTTCTATTTCCACGCCGCCACCGCGCACGGCATCCTGCGCCATAATGGCGTCGAGATCGGCAAGCGGGATTTTCTCGGCGTGAGGTAATCCTCAGCGCAGCGATGCCAGCTCGCGCGCGAGGTTGGCGCGGGCCTTCTGGTCGTATTTCGCGGCGAACGCCGGATCGGGAAAGATCACCGGCCTTGCCGCGAAATGGCCGAGCACCTTCGCGCGGCCGGCGCGATAGTCGGCCTCCGGCACATGGATGAACTCCTGCCGGATCGCGGCGGCGTAAGCGTCGTAGCGTGCGGGCTCGCTGCCGAGAATGCTGAGGTCGATCGAGATCAGGATAGCGCCGAGCCGGTCGCCAGGCTTCACGTCGTGCGTTTTGGTCAGGCAGATCAGGCGGCCGACCTCCGCGGCGATGTCAGCGCGGACATGCTGTTCGGCAAGCTCAGCGCTGCGCTCCTCATTGTCGGCGCGCGTCGCGTCGTAGACGATGTCGTGCCAGCAGATCGCCTCGGTGAGGATTTCGCGCTCGCGCGCCGAAACATCGTCGATGCGCGCGAGCGCGGCAAGGCAGTCTTCGATGTGAGCGAGGTTGTGGTAGTGGCGGCCGGGGGCGGTGTAGGCCGCAATGAGATCTTCGCGGGTCATTGGCTGTCTCCGGAAGACGCGGCGCCGTAGGGTGGGCAGAGCGCGGCGTGCCACCCATCTCGCGGCTCGATCGGGGAGGCATGGTGGGCACGTCGCTTCGCTCCTCTGCCCACCCTACGAGACCCGCCCAAGACCTAACGCATCGTGATGGCGAGACCGCTGAGATCCGCGTTCGCCATCAATCCCACCTGATGCCCGGTCAATTCCAGCACCGCGCCCTTCTGGTTGGTCAAGACGATCGCACGCGCGCCGCGGCCAACCGCGAGGCCGGCGCCGGCCGCGCCGTAGACGCCGGCGACATCGGAGGGGCGCCAGATGTTGCTGACGCGGCCGCGCAAAATCGTCTTCGAGCCGCCGAACACAAAACCGTAGTCGAGGCCGCCGGTCGAAAGCGCGTAGCGCCGGCCGTGGAAATCCAGCACCCCGCTGCCGCCGGAGCCGCCGATCACCCAGCCTGCCTTGTAGATCGTGAGCTGCACGAAACCTTCGTCGGCCTGCGCGGCGGAGGACAGGCTGACGCCCGCAAAGGCCGCAAGCGCGAGCACGGCGGCACGGAGGGCGGATGGCATCTTCATGGATAGTTTCTCCAGGGAATTGGCGGCCTGCGGCGCCGATTGAGTCGTGACGAACCGATTGTACCCCATCAGCGATAGGGGAAAAGCGCATTGATGCCCCTGTCGCACGGCGTGCCACGGCGGGCATGACACAATTTCATCAAATTCTGCCGCCTGCTGGCGAAAAAATCTCCACATGAACGCATGAAAATCAGCGCGCCTGTGAACTGCATTACCTTTACTGCCATCATCTTGCGCTAGTCATTCGCGCGGCAATTACCCCTCGCGATCGTTCCGCATCGCACCTTTCCCAGAGCTCGGCGGGTCGCATGGCGCCGCGCCGCTGCCTTTCCAGCGAGGCAGCGGCGCGTTAGGTTTAGGGCCCACGCGCCACCGAAGGTGTCCCATGCCAAAGATCCAGCATTTTGCGCCGCCCGCCGGGATCAAGTCCCCGCCGCTCTCCTTCGCAACCCGTGTCGGCGACTTGCTGTTCGTCTCGGGCATTCCGGGCTTTGACGACAAGGGCGCGCTGGCGGATGGGTTCGAGGCGCAGTTCGGCTTCGTCGTCGCCAACATCAAGCGCGTGCTCGACGAAGCAGGCGCGACGTTCCGCGATCTCGTCAAGGTCAACGTTCTGCTGACGCGCGCCTCCGACGTCGCCACGATGAATACCCTCTATGCGTCGGCGTTCGGACCGGCGCCCTACCCCGCCCGCACCACCTGCGTGGTGCAGGCGCTGCCTGATCCGAAGATGCTGATCGAGATCGAATGCGTGGCGCAGATTTCCGGGCGATAATCCACGCGGGCGGTCGGCCGCTGAAGATTGCGCCGGACCGTTCCAACACTCAGGCCACAGCCACGATCACATGTGCCTGTATCTTGGCGGTAACCTCGCCGCTGCCATGCCGGTCTGCAATCGCGGATGCGGCGTAGTCGGTGGCCGCTTGAAGTTTTCCCGCGTCTCTCGCCTCGATTTCATTGCGAAGAACCGTTCCCTGACAATAGGCAACGGCCGGGATGCGCGGCGAGGATGCGCGGCTTTGTTCGGCTCTGGTCTCGATCACCACGCGGGAGAAACCTGCGCCTTCCAGTTCGCGACGGATCAACGCCGTATCGTGGTAGCCGTGCGGCGTGCGCGCCAGGAAGCGCGGCGGATCATCCGGAAAAATCCTTGCCAGCGCATTCGTCACATCATCCGCAAATACATTCTCCTCGATGCGATCCCATACGTTGAACAGAAGATGTCCTCCTGGTTTCAGGACCCGCTTGGCTTCGCGGTAGGCAGCCGGGCGGTCGGGAAAGAACATCGCGCCGAACTGACAACAAACGAGATCGAAGGCCGCGTTTTCAAACGGCAGCGCCAGCGCATCGGCTTGTCGCCATTCGATGCGATTGTCCGGGCCTTGTCGCGACGCAGCGTAGTCGAGCATCGGCTGGTTGAGATC includes:
- a CDS encoding xanthine dehydrogenase family protein subunit M — translated: MTELRYLAPETLDEAVGAFAKAGSAARILAGGTDLLVQMRSGVLKPGVIVDIKKIPEMTAIEQTPDGGFRIGAAVSGMALAEHKTFGKVWPGVLEAVNLIGSKQVQGRASAGGNLCNGSPAGDSVPAMVAAGAAVTIQGPEGRREMKVEDVPAGPGRTHLKPGEILVSFKLPPRPAGSSDAYLRMIPRTEMDIAVVGCGVSLTMKDGTVTAARVGLGAVAPTVLLVEDAAKALIGSKLDDAALAKAAAACSAACRPIDDKRGTIAYRTRVAGVLLKRTAAIAAKRAQGK
- a CDS encoding lytic murein transglycosylase gives rise to the protein MPLLRLLVAATASLTLSSLAIAQPAPGPRPAPRPAVAPVPGQPAAASRTPRAAACHNGLSFDRFLADLKQQAVADGVSQRTLSEAAPYLVYDQSIVNRDRGQRVFGQVFTEFARNRASDGAAKNAQARIRMHAAAFARAEKEYGVPPAVIAAFWGLESSFGAELGNLSTLRSLVSLAYDCRRSEMFQKETIAALKIIDRGDLPASEMIGAWAGELGQTQFLPTHYFTYAVDYDGDGHRNLLRSAPDVIGSTANYIATGLKWRRGEPWLQEVRAPQNFPWEQADLTIKLPRAKFAQLGVTYPDGRPLPNDDLPASLLLPMGRTGPAFLAYANFAVYTEWNNSLIYSTTAAYLASRIAGAPPMRQPSVPVAQLPLNELKELQQLLVRAGYNVGKVDGVMGQLSRTAVKAMQVKYGLPADSWPTAELLARMRGPSAQAQPAGLVMPAAR
- a CDS encoding DUF1993 domain-containing protein, which produces MSFYDASVPAFLQILGSLSGLLTKADAHCKAKNIQPEALLNARLYPDMYPLTRQVQTACDFAMKTCARLTGSEVPQTPDTEKSFEELQQRIAKTIDYVKAFKPAQFDGGDTRDVTFPIGPSNTMTLKGQQYLTGFAFPNFYFHAATAHGILRHNGVEIGKRDFLGVR
- a CDS encoding phosphohydrolase; translation: MTREDLIAAYTAPGRHYHNLAHIEDCLAALARIDDVSAREREILTEAICWHDIVYDATRADNEERSAELAEQHVRADIAAEVGRLICLTKTHDVKPGDRLGAILISIDLSILGSEPARYDAYAAAIRQEFIHVPEADYRAGRAKVLGHFAARPVIFPDPAFAAKYDQKARANLARELASLR
- a CDS encoding RidA family protein, producing the protein MPKIQHFAPPAGIKSPPLSFATRVGDLLFVSGIPGFDDKGALADGFEAQFGFVVANIKRVLDEAGATFRDLVKVNVLLTRASDVATMNTLYASAFGPAPYPARTTCVVQALPDPKMLIEIECVAQISGR
- a CDS encoding methyltransferase domain-containing protein, with translation MLETDKVFADSIPENYDRYMVPLIFESFAADLARRAASFAPTAVLEIAAGTGVVTRALAPKLSSGARYVVTDLNQPMLDYAASRQGPDNRIEWRQADALALPFENAAFDLVCCQFGAMFFPDRPAAYREAKRVLKPGGHLLFNVWDRIEENVFADDVTNALARIFPDDPPRFLARTPHGYHDTALIRRELEGAGFSRVVIETRAEQSRASSPRIPAVAYCQGTVLRNEIEARDAGKLQAATDYAASAIADRHGSGEVTAKIQAHVIVAVA